The Herbiconiux sp. A18JL235 region GGATGCCCTGGTCGCGGCAGCCAACGACGTGGGGCTGTACTCGGAGATGATCGAGCCGGAGACGGGGAGGTTCTTCGGGAACCTCCCGCAGGGGCTCAGCCACCTCGCGCTGGTCGATGCTGCTGAGGCGATTCGCGCGGCGCGGGAGCGGGCCGCGCACTGAACGCGGCGGGGCGGGGCCGGAGCGCGGAGTCGTGCCGCATCGCCCCCTCAGGCCGCCGTGTGCGTCGGCTCCTGCTCGTCGGCGGGTCGCGACGTGCGGCCCCCGACGGCGGGGGCGAGGAAGATCGCCACCGCCACGAGCACGAGCGGCACGATCATCGCCGCCCGCAGACCGAACTCCTCGCCGAGGAAGCCGAGCACGGGCGGCCCCACCAGGAACGCCACGTAGCCCACGGTCGCCACCAGGGCGACACGCCGGTTCGCGTCGGGGCCGGAATCGCCCGCCGCCGAGAGGGCGAGCGGGAAGCCGAGGGCGGCGCCGAGCCCCCAAAGGATGACGGCGAGGCCGGCGACGATCTGGTTGTCGACGAAGATGACGAGCACGAGTCCCACGACCCCGGCGATGGCGCTCGCGCGCAGCACCTGGGCGCGCCCGAAGCGCTCGATGAACCAGCCGCCGATGAAGCGACCCACCGTCATCGCGAGGGCGAACACGGCGAACACGGCAGACCCGTAGGCGGGGTCGAAGTCGTGCCCGTCGACCATGAGCAGCGGCAGCCAGTCGTTCGCGCTGCCCTCGGCCAAAGCCATGGCGAGCACGATGGCGCCGATGAGCAGCAGGCGCCGGTCGCGCCAGACGGGTTCGCGGCGAACCGGGGTGCTCGCGGTCGCCGTCGCGTGCGCGGCGCGGTCGACCTTGCCGACGCCGTACTCCAGCTGCCGGATGGCGACGACGAAGATGACGAGCCCGAGCACACCGACGATCAGGAGGTGGAGCACCACGGAGAAGTCGGTGGCGGTGAACACGATGCCGGCGACGGCGCCCACCACGGTGCCCAGGCTGAAGCACCCGTGCAGGGCGGGCAGCACAGGCCGGCCGATGCGCCGTTCGAGCTCGGCCCCCTCGACGTTCATCGCGACCTCGCCGCCGCCCATCGCGAGGCCGAACAGGAACAGTCCGAACGCCGCGAGCAGGCTTGAGTCGACGGCGGCGCCGAGCCCCACCGTCGGCATGCTGATGACGATGCCGACGAGCCCCACCGTGATGACCGGGCGAGCGCCGAACCTGGCGACCAGCGCCCCCGACGACAGGATGCCCACCATCGAGCCGATCGACAGCCCGAACAGCACGAGACCCATCTCGGCGGTGGAGGCGCCGAGAAGGTCGCGGATGGCGGGGGTGCGCGTCACCCACGACGCCAGCGAGACGCCCGGAACGAAGAACAGGGCGAACAGGGCGAGACGGCGTCGCGCGAGTGCGGCATCCACGGTGGCAGACCTCCAGATCAGTCCTTACCAACCTAGGGGCCCGAGACGGGCTCGATCGCTCGATGCGTCCACTACCGCGAATGGAATGCGCTGGCAAGGAGTGGAGCTGGAGTCCGTCTAGTTGCTAGTCTGTCTAACGGTTAGTTCAACTAGTGACACCGCATCCGATTGGAGCAGCTCATGGCCGACAGCATCCCCACCATCACCACCCTGGTGCACCCCGACATGCTCGAGTATGTGAAAACCCGCTTCGGCTACACCGAGCACGACCTCATCCTCGACAGCCTCGAAGACGCTGCGTGAGACGCTTCGCCTGCGAGGTCTGTGGCACGGAGGTCTTCTTCGACTCGTCGCAGTGCCTGCACTGCGGTACCGAGTCGGGCTACCGCTACGGTGACGACGAGGTCGTCGCGCTGACGACGGCGGGAGAGGCGGAAGGGGAAGGCGCGTCCGGCGCGAGCCGGCACCGTTGCTCGCAGGCCTCGCTGGCGGGGTGCACGTGGGTGGTCGATACTCCGGGGTCGGCGTGTGCGAGCTGCTCCCTCACCCGCACGCGTCCGTCCGACGACGACCTCGAGGGCCTCACGCTCTTCCCGGTGGCGGAGGCAGCCAAACGGCATCTGCTCCGAGATCTCCGCCGCGTCGGGCTGACCGTCAGCGGGAAGGCTGTCGACGAGCAGAGGGGTCTCGCTTTCGACCTGCTCTCGAGCGTCGACGACGACATCACCATCGGTCACGCCGACGGTGTGATCACCATGGATCTCGCCGAGGGTGACGACAGCCACCGTGAGAAGGTGCGTCAACGCCTCGCCGAGCCGTATCGCACCATGCTGGGCCACTTCCGGCATGAGGTTGGTCACTACGTGGAGTGGCTGCTGCTCGAGGGAACCGACCGGATGCATGAGGCGCGTGAGCTGTTCGGCGACGAACGCGAGGACTACCAGACGGCGATCGATCGGCACTACCAGGACGGGGCGCCCGTGGGCTGGCAGGAGACCTACATCAGCGAGTACGCGACGATGCATCCCTACGAGGACTTCGCTGAATCGTGGGCCCACGTTCTCCACATCGAGGACACCCTCGAGACCGCGCAGGCGTTCGACCTCGTCCCGCCCTCAGCGGCAGACTCGCCGTCGCACGGCTTCGCCGACGTGGTGCGGCACGACTGGTTGCCTTTCGCTACCGCCATGAACGTGGTGAACCGCTCCCTCGGGGCACGCGACCTGTATCCCTTCATCCTTGCCGACCGCGTCATCGAGAAGCTCGCGTTCGCGGCCTCCGTCGTGGGGATCGCCGCTACCCCGACACCGTCGCCGCCGCCGAAGACGCCCCCGACGCCCACGCTCGAGTCGGTGGATCGCACTCCCGAGGAGACCCGTGGTTGAGCCCACCCCCGTACCGGCATCGTCCGTGCCGGTGCTCGTGTACCTGCATGCCCTCGGGTCGAGCCATCGCGCCGCCGATGAGCTCGCCGCCCGGTTCGGCGACAGCTTCGAGACGCTCGCCGTCGACCTGCCGGGCTTCGGCTCGGCCGCGCACCTCGGCGCCGCCACCGTCGACGAGATGGCGGGCTTCGTCATCGACCGCATCGCCGACAGGGCACCCACGCGGTGGCTGCTGGTCGGGCACTCGATGGGCGGCAAGATCGCCACGATCGTCGCCTCCCGCGTGCTCGACGGCACGGCGCCGCTGTTCGGGTTGGCCGGTGTCGTGCTGCTCGCGGCCTCGCCGCCCGCGCCCGAGCCGATGGACGAGGAGCGCCGCGACGAGATGCTCGACTGGGTGACCGGTGCGGCCATCTCCCACGACGACGCGCGCACCTTCGTCGACGCGAACGTGGGGGCCGCGCTGCCGGCTCGCAGCGACGCGCTGGCGCTCGGTGACGTCACCGTCTCGTCGCCCGAGGCCTGGTCGGCCTGGCTCGAGCGCGGGAGTCTCGAGGACTGGTCGTCGAACGTCGGCACGCTCGACATGCCCGCTCTCATCGTGAGCGGCGGCGCTGACGGAGACCTCGGTGCCGAGGCGCAGCGCGAGCTCAACGGGCCCGTCTATCCCTCTGCCCGGTTCGAGACGCTGGCAGGTGCGGGACACCTGCTGCCCTGGGAGCGGCCGGCCGAGGTCGCGGCGCTCGTCACGACGTTCGCCGACTCCGTCGCACTCGCCGGCCCCGAGGTGCCGGCCGCGACCGCCGCCCTCATCGCGTCATCCCGCACCAGCAGCCGCACCCGGGGCATCCTGGCCCGGCGAGCCCTGGCCGACGACCCGGCCTACCAGCCGGCCGTGCTGACGCCCGGGGCCCTGCACACCCTCCGGGCGATCGCCGACCGCGTGGTGCCGCAGCAGCATCCCGCCATCGACCTCGCGGCGCGACTCGATGCGCAGCTGGACCGGGGCGACGGCGACGGTTGGCGCAACGCCGAGCTGCCCGCCGACCCCGAGGCCTACGCGCGTGCGCTCGAAGGCCTCGACGGCTTCGCCGACCTCGACGCCGACGAGCAGGATGCGCGGCTGCGCGAACTGGCGGAGGCGCGCTTCGCACCCGTCGGCGCGAGGCTCTCCGCGTCGCACCTGGCGAGCTGGTTCGAAGACGCCAGAGCCGATCTCGTCAGGCTGTGGCTCGCCCACCCGGCTTCGCTCGCGCGGGTCGGCTTCGACGGCTTCGCCACCGGCGGGGACGGCCCCCGCAAGACCGGCTTCCGCATCCTCTCGGCCGGTACACGGGAACCCTGGGAGCCGGGAGCAGGGCCCTCCCGCGTCGGCCTCGCCGCGCCCACCGCACGACACGCGCCCACCGCTCGAAACGCGCCCACCGCACCCCACCCCACCCCGACCCGGAGCATCACCCCATGAACCTCAGCGGCATGCGACTGCACTCGACCGAGGGTGTCGTCGACGCCGTCGTCATCGGCACCGGTGCGGGTGGTGCGCCCCTGCTCGCCGCTCTCGCCGCCCGCGGGCTGAGCGTCGTCGCGCTGGAGGCGGGCCCGAACTTCGAGCCCGACGACCACACTCCCGACGAGACCGAGGCGGTCGAGATCAACTGGATGTCGGAACGGCTGAGCGGGGGAGACGACCCCACCGCGTTTGGGCAGAACAACAGCGGGCGCGGGGTGGGCGGCTCGACCCTGCACTGGGGCGCCTTCGCGCCGCGGCCTAGTCGCACTGACATCAGGCTCCGCAGCGACTGCGGGGTGGGGGAGGACTGGCCCGTCGACCACGACGAGCTCACCTCCTACCTCGAGCGGGTCGAGCGCTTCATCGGCGTCTCCGGCCCCGCCCACTACCCGTGGGATCCGTCGCGCCGCTACGCCTACCCGCCGACCCGCCGCAACGCGTCCTCCGAGATGATGATGCGCGGGTGCGAGGCGGTCGGCATCCGGGCGACGGATGCTCCTGCCGCCGTCATCACCCGCGACCGGCACCAGGAGCACCACGGGCTGCGGCAGGCGTGCATCTCCTGCGGCGCCTGTCACCAGGGCTGCCGTACCCAGTCGAAGGCCAGCATGGACACGACGTACCTGCCGGCCGCTGTCGCCTCGGGCGCCGAGATCAGGGCGGGAGCCACCGTCCACGGTCTCGAGCGCGACGCCGCCGGGCGCATCACGGCCGTGGTGTACCGGCAGAACGGGCGCGACGTGCGTCAGCGCTGCAGCACCGTCTTCCTCTGCGCGGGCGGCGTCGAGAGCGCGCGGCTGCTGCTGAACACCGGGGTCGGCGTCGCGAACGGGCAGGTGGGTCGCCACTTCATGGTGCACGGCGCCACCCAGGTGTGGGGCCGGTTCGACGAGGAGATGCGGAGCTACCGCGGCTACCCCTCGTCGATCATCAGCGAGGACATGGTGCGCCCCGCGGGCGCCGACTTCGCGGGCGGCTACCTGATGCAGAGCCTCGGTGTGATGCCGCTCACCTTCGCGACCACGCTCACGCGGGGTGGCGGACTCTGGGGCCAGGATCTCCTCGAGGCGCTCGACGACTACCCCTTCATGGCAGGCGTGGGCATCAATGCTGAGTGCCTCCCCGCCGAGGGCAACCTGCTCGAGCTCGCCGACGAGGTCGACGAAGTGGGGATGCGCAAGGCGACGCTGAGCTTCACGGCCGGCGACAACGAGAAGGCGATCGACGAGCACGCGGTGGCCACGATGACCGCGATCGTCGAGGCGGCCGGCGCGCGCTCGACCACGGTGCTCGCGCGCACGGCGCACACGGTCGGCACCTGCCGAATGGGCACCGACCCCGAGCTCTCTGTGGTCGACCCGGAGGGGCGCTCGCACGAGGTGTCGAACCTGTACGTCTGCGACAACTCCGTCTTCCCGAGCTCCCTCATCGCCAACCCGGCGATCACCATCATGGCGCTCGCGCTGCGCACCGCCGACCGGTTCCTCGCGGCGCGCTGAGGCGCGGCGGGCCGCGCGAGCGCCCGGCACCGGCACCGGAACCAGCGTCGGTACCGGCGCAGGCGGAAGAGCCCACCCCGGCGTACGGTCGAGGGCATGAGCAGCAACGACCAGTTCGCCCCCGGAGACCCCGTCGCCCGCTACCAGCGGGTCGAGCCGCCCGTGCAGCACCAGCCCGAGCCGGGCGTGCAGTACGAGATGCAGCCGGTGCCCGATCTCGGCGAGTCGAGCTACCGGGGCCTCGGCCGCCTCACCGGCAGGCGCGCTCTCATCACGGGCGGCGACTCGGGCATCGGCGGGGCCGTCGCTATCGCGTTCGCGCGAGAGGGTGCCGATGTCGCCATCGCCCATCTGCCCGAGGAGGCCTCGGATGCGGAGCACGTGCTCGAGCAGGTGCGCGCCGCCGGGCGCACTGGTGTGAGCCTGCCGACCGACATCTCCGACCCGGCGGCCTGCCGCAAGCTGGTCGCCGACGCGGTCGAAGGTCTCGGCGGCCTCGACATCGTCGTCAACAACGCGGGCAGGCAGATCGCCGTCGAGAACGTCGAAGACCTCGACGACGAGCAGTTCGAGCAGACCTTTCGCGTGAACGTCTTCGCGAACTTCTGGATCACGAAGGCGGCGCTGCCGCACCTCGCTCCCGGCTCCGCCATCATCAGCACGGCCTCGCTCGAGGCCTATCAGCCCGCGCCCGACCGCCTCGACTACGCCGCGAGCAAAGCCGCGATCAACAACCTCTCGAAGGGGCTGGCGCAGCAGCTCGCCGACCGCGGCATCCGGGTCAACGTCGTCGCTCCCGGACCCACCTGGACGGCGTTGCAGGTCTCGGGCGGGGTCTCCGACGAGCAGATGCGCGCCTTCGACGACGAGTCGACCTACCAGCGCGCGGGCCAGCCCGCCGAGATCGCGCCCGCCTACGTCTTCCTCGCCTCAGCCGAGGCGAGCTACATCTCGGGGGAGACCCTCAACGTCAACGGCGCCATGGTCACCCCGTGAGCGAAAGCCTCTCGCACGACGACGAGGTGCCCCTCGAGCTGATCGTCGACCGGGTGCGGTCGCGGGGCGCCACCACCCGCGTCACCCGGGTGAGCATGACGGGCGGGAAGGATTCCGACGAACCCGCCGCCCGCAAGTCGTTCGTGCTCGTGGGCGGGGTCGGTGTCGCGGCCACCTACTTCGAGTTCCTGGCGCCGACGCTGGCCGAGCTCGGCGACGTGTACGCGCTCGACCTGCCGGGGTTCGCGGGCCTCCCGCGACCCCACGAGCAGCCGACCGCCGCGTTCTTCGCCGAGCAGGTGTCGGCGGTGCTCGACCACTACGGGCTCGACGACCCGGTACTCATCGGCCACTCCATGGGAACGCAGGTGGTGATCGAACTCCTCATCGACCGACCCGGCATCACCGAGGCCGTGCTCGTGAGCCCGGTCATCAACGACCAGGAGCGCGCCCTGCCGTTGCAGGCGCTGCGCTTCGCACAGTCGGCCTCGCGCGAGACGCTGCACCTCGCCCTCACCGCCTTCTCGGCGTACCTCCTGTGCGGCCTGGTGTACTTCCTCACCGTGCTGCCGCACATGATGCGCTACCGGGTCGTCGATCGCGTGGCGCTCGTGCAGGCCCGCCTGCTGCTCATCCGCGGGCAGCTCGACACCACCTCGCCGCGGCGGTTCCACGCGCGGCTCGCGAGAGCGGCGCGTTCGGCCTCGACCTGGGAGATCGAGGGGGCGGCTCACTCCGTGATCAACGCGCACGCGGTGGGAGTGGCGAAGCTCACGGTGGGTTTCGTCGACGGCCGCCTCGCCCGGCGTGGGGGTATGTCGTCGGAGGAGGCCGACCTGCCCGAGCCGGTGGGAGGCGGGGTGTCGCTCGTGCTGAAGGCGATGGGGAGCAGGGCTGCCGAGTGGGTCTCCGCCCTGCGCCGCGACGAACGCGGGGTGGCGAGGGCGAAGGCCGAGCACGCGAAGCTGCTCTGGCGAGCCTACGCACCCCGGCGCCGCTGACCATGCCTGAATCGGGGCGGATGTCAAGCCCGCGCCGCCAGACGTCACCCGGAGTTCACTCGAGAGCATCCGCGCAACGACGGCGGGTGAAAGGCGGATGGACAATGGTCGTTCAGATGGAGAAGACGAGCCTCACGGTCACCTGGCGGTGCGCCCAGCCCGGGCTGTGGATCGCGTCGCATCGCGCCGGCGCGGCCGGCATCGTGGTGGAGCGCTGGACGGAAGGATTCGAGGTGACCTCCGCCTCGGGACGGGCGCTCGGCACCTTCCCCCGGCTCGACGACGCGAAGACAGCTCTGGAGCGCGCCGTCGCGATGGAGCGGGCGCGTTCGGCGATGCGCTGAGCTCAGGCCGCACCGGCTCCCTCGGGCCATCGCCCCAGGGTGCGTGCGGCATCGTAGGTGGCCTCGAGGAACTCGAGCACGAGCCCGTCGGGGTCGGCGGAGGCCCGCACCACTTCGTACGGCAGCAGGAACTCGCCGAGCTCCCGGCTGAAGAACGCTCCCTCGGGCACCTCCCACTCGGCGAAGCCCGCCGGCCCCGGGTAGGCGTAGGAGTAGAACGCCCCCTCCGCTCCGCCGCCCGGCCAGAACCCGGCGCTGCTGATTTCGTGCGAGTACCCCTCCACCATCACGCGGTCGGGGCAGTTCGGCACGCCGCCCGGATGCTCGGGGGCCTCCCTGCCGGAGAAGCGCGTCACCGCGAGATCCATCGCACCCCAGAAGAAGTGAACCGGGCTGACCTTGCCGGTGAACCGTGAGCGGAACACCGTGAGCACACGCTCGGCCTGGATGAGCTGTCGCCAGAACGCCGTCACCGCCGGCGCGTCGTAGCTGCAGTTCTCGTGGTCGTCGGCGAACGGCACGGCGGGGTCGACCTCGTTCGGCCGCGCGTGGATGCTCACCTCGACGCCCAGCTCGGCCAGCGCGTCGAGCACCCGGCGGTAGAACTCCGACACCGGCATCGGCTCGAGCGCGAAGACGCTCTCCCGCCCGTCGCTGCGGCGGACCGACAGCCGGTGGGCGAGCAGGTCGAACTCGATGTCGAACACGTCGCCCTCGTAGGGCACAGCCCCGGTGCTGAGCCCCCGCGCCGTGACGTAGAGCGGCACCTGCCACCAGTGGTTCACCATCGGGGCGAACGCCAGGCGCACCTTCCCCACGATCTGGGTGAACATGTGGAAGGTCGCCCGGGTCGGGCCCCACGACTCCGTCGTGAGGGTGGGCCAGGCATGGTTCGGAGCAGCGGATGCGGCGGTCGCGTTCATGACCCCACGGTAGCGACCGGGGCCGGTGCGCTCCAGGCCGACCCCGTAGGCTGGTCGCCCGTGAGTCTCATCCGCCTGAACGACGTCGGCATCGAGTTCGAGGGGCGGCCGGTGCTGCGCGAGGCGTTCCTCAAGCTCAAGGCGGGCGACCGCGTGGGTCTCATCGGCAAGAACGGCACCGGCAAGAGCACCCTGCTCGAGCTGGTGCTCGGTCGGCGTGAGCCCACCACCGGCACCGTCGACGTGACGCTCGGCACCACGGTGGGCTACTTCTCGCAGTTCTCCGAGCTCGACGGCGAGCAGAGCATCCGCGAGATCCTGAGCGGTCACTTCGCCGCGGTGCACAAGACGCAGGCCAGGCTCGACGCGATCGGCGAGCAGCTCGCCGACCCGGAGACGCCCGACGCGATGGATGCGCTGCTCACCGAGCAGGCGGAGCTGTTCGAGCGCATGGACGCCCTCGACGGCTGGTCGTACGAGAACGCCATCGACACCGTGCTCACCAGCCTCGGCTTCGACGAGCACCGCCGCGACCTGCCCGTCGACCGCCTCTCAGGAGGCTGGCGCAACCGGGCGGCGCTCGCGCGCATCCTGATCGAGGCCCCCGACGTGCTGTTGCTCGACGAGCCGACGAACTTCCTCGACCTCGACGGGGTGCGCTGGATCGAGACCTGGCTCGGCCGCTACGCCGGCGCCGTGCTGGTGGTGAGCCACGACCGGCAGTTCCTCGACCAGGTGGTCGACCGCATCATCGAGATCGAGAACCACCGGCTGCAGGAGTACGACGGCGACTACTCGGCCTACGTGCACGCGAAGCAGTCGCGGCTGAAGATGCTCGAGAAGCAGTTCGCCCACGAGGAGGAGCTGCTCGCCTACGAGCAGGCGGCCTCCGCGGCCCGCCGCGAGGCCGCCCGCAACCCGAACGCGCTCGCCCGCCGGCTCGCCGACATCAAGAAGCGCCAGGCCCCGCGCCCGATCGATCAGATCATCACCGACATCTACGGCGGCCTCAGGGTGAGCAACGACCTGCTCGACGTGGCGCATCTCAGCAAGGGCTTCGACGGCACCGCGCTCTTCGACGACCTCAGCTTCAGCCTGCACCGCGGCGACCGCATCGCGGTGCTGGGCGCGAACGGCTCGGGCAAGTCGACGCTGCTCGACGTGCTCACGGGTGAGACCGAGGCCGATTCGGGGCAGATCCGCTGGGCCAAGGGGGTGCGCTTCGTCTCCTACAACCGCGTGTTCGCCGAACTCGACCTCACCGACACCGTCGGCCACGCCGTGAACGCCTACCCCGACTCGCTCGCCTTCAGCGCGACGAAGAAGAGCGTCGCCCGGTTCCTCGCCATGCTGCAGTTCTCCGAGGCCGACCTGCAGCAGCGCATCGGGAACCTCTCCGGCGGGCAGCGGGCCCGTGTCGCCATCGCGCAGTGCCTGCTCTCGGGGGCCGCGGTGATCATCCTCGACGAGCCCACCAACCACCTCGACATCACCAGCACGCAGGTGATGGAGCGCGCCCTCACCCACTTCCCGGGCGCCGTGCTGGTCGTCAGCCACGACCGCTTCTTCGTCGACAAGCTCGCCGACCGCCTGCTCGTGTTCGACGGCACTCCCACGATCGTGGAACGCGCGGCGACCGGCGCTCTCTGAGCCGCGGGCGGGTCGTCGTCTGCGGGTTTGCTGCGATCGACGTCGGGCCGCGGATGCGGGCGTAACGTGTAAGGAATGGCGCACCCGAACTCAGCAACGGTCGGAGAGCTCCGCGCGGCGGGGCATGTTCAGAAGAGCCTGCGGGCCGAGATCCGTGACAACCTGCTCGCAGCGCTCCGCGAGGGCCGCGACCCGTGGCCAGGCCTTCACGGCTTCGAGTCGACCGTCATCCCGCAGCTCGAGCGCGCTCTCATCGCCGGCCACGACGTCGTGCTGCTGGGGGAGCGCGGTCAGGGCAAGACCCGGCTGCTCCGCACCCTGTCAGGCCTGCTAGACGAGTGGTCGCCCGTCATCGAGGGGTCGGAGCTCGGGGAGCATCCGTTCGAGCCGATCACGGTGGCGAGCATCCGGCGGGCCGCCGAGCTCGGCGACGAGCTGCCGATCGCCTGGAAGCACCGCTCCGAGCGCTACGTCGAGAAGCTCGCCACCCCCGACACGAGCGTCGCCGACCTCATCGGCGACGTCGACCCGATGAAGGTGGTCGAGGGGCGGTCGCTCGGCGACCCCGAGACCATCCACTTCGGGCTCATCCCGCGCAGCCACCGCGGCATCGTCGCCATCAACGAGCTGCCCGATCTCGCCGAGCGCATCCAGGTGGCGATGCTCAACGTCATGGAGGAGCGCGACATCCAGATCCGCGGCTACGTGCTGCGACTGCCGCTCGACGTGCTCGTGGTGGCGAGCGCCAACCCCGAGGACTACACCAACCGCGGCCGCATCATCACCCCGCTGAAAGACCGCTTCGGCGCCGAGATCCGCACCCACTACCCGACCGAACTCGCCGACGAGGTGGCCGTCATCCGGCAGGAGGCCGAGCTCGTCGCCGAGGTGCCCGACCATCTCATCGAGGTGCTCGCCCGCTTCACCAGGGCGCTGCGGTCGTCGAGCTCGGTCGACCAGCGCAGCGGCGTGAGCGCGCGCTTCGCGATCGCGGGCGCCGAGACCATCGCCGCCGCAGCGCTGCACCGGGCCTCCCGTCAGGGCGAGGAGGTCGCCGTGGCCCGGCCCGTCGACCTCGAGACGGCGGTCGACGTGCTGGGCGGCAAGATCGAGTTCGAGACCGGCGAGGAGGG contains the following coding sequences:
- a CDS encoding MFS transporter — translated: MDAALARRRLALFALFFVPGVSLASWVTRTPAIRDLLGASTAEMGLVLFGLSIGSMVGILSSGALVARFGARPVITVGLVGIVISMPTVGLGAAVDSSLLAAFGLFLFGLAMGGGEVAMNVEGAELERRIGRPVLPALHGCFSLGTVVGAVAGIVFTATDFSVVLHLLIVGVLGLVIFVVAIRQLEYGVGKVDRAAHATATASTPVRREPVWRDRRLLLIGAIVLAMALAEGSANDWLPLLMVDGHDFDPAYGSAVFAVFALAMTVGRFIGGWFIERFGRAQVLRASAIAGVVGLVLVIFVDNQIVAGLAVILWGLGAALGFPLALSAAGDSGPDANRRVALVATVGYVAFLVGPPVLGFLGEEFGLRAAMIVPLVLVAVAIFLAPAVGGRTSRPADEQEPTHTAA
- a CDS encoding putative zinc-binding metallopeptidase is translated as MRRFACEVCGTEVFFDSSQCLHCGTESGYRYGDDEVVALTTAGEAEGEGASGASRHRCSQASLAGCTWVVDTPGSACASCSLTRTRPSDDDLEGLTLFPVAEAAKRHLLRDLRRVGLTVSGKAVDEQRGLAFDLLSSVDDDITIGHADGVITMDLAEGDDSHREKVRQRLAEPYRTMLGHFRHEVGHYVEWLLLEGTDRMHEARELFGDEREDYQTAIDRHYQDGAPVGWQETYISEYATMHPYEDFAESWAHVLHIEDTLETAQAFDLVPPSAADSPSHGFADVVRHDWLPFATAMNVVNRSLGARDLYPFILADRVIEKLAFAASVVGIAATPTPSPPPKTPPTPTLESVDRTPEETRG
- a CDS encoding alpha/beta fold hydrolase — encoded protein: MVEPTPVPASSVPVLVYLHALGSSHRAADELAARFGDSFETLAVDLPGFGSAAHLGAATVDEMAGFVIDRIADRAPTRWLLVGHSMGGKIATIVASRVLDGTAPLFGLAGVVLLAASPPAPEPMDEERRDEMLDWVTGAAISHDDARTFVDANVGAALPARSDALALGDVTVSSPEAWSAWLERGSLEDWSSNVGTLDMPALIVSGGADGDLGAEAQRELNGPVYPSARFETLAGAGHLLPWERPAEVAALVTTFADSVALAGPEVPAATAALIASSRTSSRTRGILARRALADDPAYQPAVLTPGALHTLRAIADRVVPQQHPAIDLAARLDAQLDRGDGDGWRNAELPADPEAYARALEGLDGFADLDADEQDARLRELAEARFAPVGARLSASHLASWFEDARADLVRLWLAHPASLARVGFDGFATGGDGPRKTGFRILSAGTREPWEPGAGPSRVGLAAPTARHAPTARNAPTAPHPTPTRSITP
- a CDS encoding GMC family oxidoreductase, encoding MNLSGMRLHSTEGVVDAVVIGTGAGGAPLLAALAARGLSVVALEAGPNFEPDDHTPDETEAVEINWMSERLSGGDDPTAFGQNNSGRGVGGSTLHWGAFAPRPSRTDIRLRSDCGVGEDWPVDHDELTSYLERVERFIGVSGPAHYPWDPSRRYAYPPTRRNASSEMMMRGCEAVGIRATDAPAAVITRDRHQEHHGLRQACISCGACHQGCRTQSKASMDTTYLPAAVASGAEIRAGATVHGLERDAAGRITAVVYRQNGRDVRQRCSTVFLCAGGVESARLLLNTGVGVANGQVGRHFMVHGATQVWGRFDEEMRSYRGYPSSIISEDMVRPAGADFAGGYLMQSLGVMPLTFATTLTRGGGLWGQDLLEALDDYPFMAGVGINAECLPAEGNLLELADEVDEVGMRKATLSFTAGDNEKAIDEHAVATMTAIVEAAGARSTTVLARTAHTVGTCRMGTDPELSVVDPEGRSHEVSNLYVCDNSVFPSSLIANPAITIMALALRTADRFLAAR
- a CDS encoding SDR family oxidoreductase, translating into MSSNDQFAPGDPVARYQRVEPPVQHQPEPGVQYEMQPVPDLGESSYRGLGRLTGRRALITGGDSGIGGAVAIAFAREGADVAIAHLPEEASDAEHVLEQVRAAGRTGVSLPTDISDPAACRKLVADAVEGLGGLDIVVNNAGRQIAVENVEDLDDEQFEQTFRVNVFANFWITKAALPHLAPGSAIISTASLEAYQPAPDRLDYAASKAAINNLSKGLAQQLADRGIRVNVVAPGPTWTALQVSGGVSDEQMRAFDDESTYQRAGQPAEIAPAYVFLASAEASYISGETLNVNGAMVTP
- a CDS encoding alpha/beta fold hydrolase — its product is MSESLSHDDEVPLELIVDRVRSRGATTRVTRVSMTGGKDSDEPAARKSFVLVGGVGVAATYFEFLAPTLAELGDVYALDLPGFAGLPRPHEQPTAAFFAEQVSAVLDHYGLDDPVLIGHSMGTQVVIELLIDRPGITEAVLVSPVINDQERALPLQALRFAQSASRETLHLALTAFSAYLLCGLVYFLTVLPHMMRYRVVDRVALVQARLLLIRGQLDTTSPRRFHARLARAARSASTWEIEGAAHSVINAHAVGVAKLTVGFVDGRLARRGGMSSEEADLPEPVGGGVSLVLKAMGSRAAEWVSALRRDERGVARAKAEHAKLLWRAYAPRRR
- a CDS encoding DUF5996 family protein → MNATAASAAPNHAWPTLTTESWGPTRATFHMFTQIVGKVRLAFAPMVNHWWQVPLYVTARGLSTGAVPYEGDVFDIEFDLLAHRLSVRRSDGRESVFALEPMPVSEFYRRVLDALAELGVEVSIHARPNEVDPAVPFADDHENCSYDAPAVTAFWRQLIQAERVLTVFRSRFTGKVSPVHFFWGAMDLAVTRFSGREAPEHPGGVPNCPDRVMVEGYSHEISSAGFWPGGGAEGAFYSYAYPGPAGFAEWEVPEGAFFSRELGEFLLPYEVVRASADPDGLVLEFLEATYDAARTLGRWPEGAGAA
- a CDS encoding ABC-F family ATP-binding cassette domain-containing protein, with translation MSLIRLNDVGIEFEGRPVLREAFLKLKAGDRVGLIGKNGTGKSTLLELVLGRREPTTGTVDVTLGTTVGYFSQFSELDGEQSIREILSGHFAAVHKTQARLDAIGEQLADPETPDAMDALLTEQAELFERMDALDGWSYENAIDTVLTSLGFDEHRRDLPVDRLSGGWRNRAALARILIEAPDVLLLDEPTNFLDLDGVRWIETWLGRYAGAVLVVSHDRQFLDQVVDRIIEIENHRLQEYDGDYSAYVHAKQSRLKMLEKQFAHEEELLAYEQAASAARREAARNPNALARRLADIKKRQAPRPIDQIITDIYGGLRVSNDLLDVAHLSKGFDGTALFDDLSFSLHRGDRIAVLGANGSGKSTLLDVLTGETEADSGQIRWAKGVRFVSYNRVFAELDLTDTVGHAVNAYPDSLAFSATKKSVARFLAMLQFSEADLQQRIGNLSGGQRARVAIAQCLLSGAAVIILDEPTNHLDITSTQVMERALTHFPGAVLVVSHDRFFVDKLADRLLVFDGTPTIVERAATGAL
- a CDS encoding magnesium chelatase, translated to MAHPNSATVGELRAAGHVQKSLRAEIRDNLLAALREGRDPWPGLHGFESTVIPQLERALIAGHDVVLLGERGQGKTRLLRTLSGLLDEWSPVIEGSELGEHPFEPITVASIRRAAELGDELPIAWKHRSERYVEKLATPDTSVADLIGDVDPMKVVEGRSLGDPETIHFGLIPRSHRGIVAINELPDLAERIQVAMLNVMEERDIQIRGYVLRLPLDVLVVASANPEDYTNRGRIITPLKDRFGAEIRTHYPTELADEVAVIRQEAELVAEVPDHLIEVLARFTRALRSSSSVDQRSGVSARFAIAGAETIAAAALHRASRQGEEVAVARPVDLETAVDVLGGKIEFETGEEGREDDILEHLLRTATAETVREHFRGIDFSVLVDALESGALVTTGEQVTARDVLAGLPALGESELYDQICERLGARNDGERAGAIELALEGLYLARRVSKETGGGETVYG